A genomic region of Streptomyces rimosus contains the following coding sequences:
- a CDS encoding CYTH and CHAD domain-containing protein: MADTVREIERKYEADGSTELPDLTGVAGVAALADQGTVVLSATYYDTPDQRLAADGITLRRRTGGGDAGWHLKLPVAPGVRDEVRMPLAERLPRKLAALVRSRVRGAPLTPVAHLRTRRTLWVLETAGGEPLAEVAVDDVVAHRLGDGAVPYGTGEATCAADVAYEIHGDAGDVAHANGAAEAERRPAQPDRVTTGVRWREIEVELVGDGDAGLLDAVDEIFAAAGIRPAGSASKLARALAETADAGRATDTKTIKKTGGTAKKPTKTKATTTEQQPKKPKAPEQSKNAKKSKSAPPTPRTAGDAVLAYVREQVRTLVELDPAVRRDLPDSVHQMRVATRRLRSAFRSYGTVLDRSVTDPIGDELKWLAGELGVDRDREVLAARLRAGLADLPRELRLGPVAARLRLWSQRRRLGSRQTLLAVLDGARHLALLESLHALLADPPLRPAAARPPARPMGKAVLKDYRRLAGRVEAALAAPAGPERDEALHSARKAAKRVRYAAEAAGPALGGPAKKFAKRMKRVQQLLGDHQDSVLAREALRDLAVQAHGAGEGGFSFGLLYGREEAAAAARERELPEVWRKASRPGLRRKLGG, encoded by the coding sequence ATGGCGGACACCGTGCGGGAAATCGAGCGGAAGTACGAAGCCGACGGCAGCACCGAACTGCCCGACCTGACCGGCGTCGCCGGGGTCGCGGCCCTCGCGGACCAGGGCACCGTCGTCCTGTCCGCCACCTACTACGACACCCCTGACCAGCGGCTCGCGGCCGACGGCATCACACTGCGGCGGCGCACCGGCGGCGGCGACGCGGGCTGGCACCTCAAGCTCCCGGTGGCCCCCGGCGTACGGGACGAGGTGCGGATGCCGCTGGCCGAGCGGCTGCCGCGCAAGCTCGCCGCCCTCGTACGCTCACGGGTGCGCGGCGCGCCCCTGACACCGGTCGCGCACCTGCGGACCCGGCGCACGCTGTGGGTGCTGGAGACCGCGGGCGGCGAACCGCTCGCGGAGGTCGCGGTGGACGACGTGGTGGCGCACCGCCTGGGCGACGGGGCGGTTCCGTACGGGACGGGCGAGGCGACGTGCGCAGCGGATGTGGCGTACGAGATCCACGGCGATGCGGGTGATGTGGCCCATGCGAACGGGGCGGCGGAGGCGGAGCGGCGGCCGGCGCAGCCGGACCGGGTGACCACCGGGGTCCGCTGGCGCGAGATCGAGGTGGAGCTGGTGGGCGACGGCGACGCCGGGCTCCTGGACGCGGTGGACGAGATCTTCGCGGCCGCGGGAATCCGCCCGGCCGGTTCGGCGTCCAAGCTGGCCCGCGCGCTGGCCGAGACGGCGGACGCCGGTCGGGCGACGGACACCAAGACGATCAAGAAGACCGGCGGGACCGCCAAGAAGCCCACCAAGACCAAGGCCACGACCACCGAACAACAACCCAAGAAGCCCAAGGCACCCGAGCAATCCAAGAACGCCAAGAAATCCAAGTCCGCACCCCCGACCCCCCGCACCGCCGGCGACGCCGTCCTCGCGTACGTCCGCGAGCAGGTACGCACCCTCGTCGAACTGGACCCCGCCGTCCGCCGCGACCTGCCCGACTCGGTGCACCAGATGCGCGTCGCCACCCGCCGCCTGCGCAGCGCCTTCCGCTCGTACGGCACGGTGCTGGACCGCTCCGTGACCGACCCGATCGGTGACGAACTCAAGTGGCTGGCAGGGGAGTTGGGTGTTGACCGGGACCGCGAGGTGCTGGCGGCGCGGCTGCGCGCCGGGCTGGCGGACCTGCCGCGCGAGCTGCGGCTCGGACCGGTGGCCGCACGGCTGCGCCTGTGGTCGCAGCGCCGCCGCCTCGGCTCGCGGCAGACACTGCTCGCGGTCCTGGACGGCGCGCGGCACCTGGCGCTGCTGGAGAGCCTGCACGCGCTCCTCGCGGACCCGCCGCTGCGCCCGGCCGCGGCCCGTCCGCCGGCGCGCCCCATGGGCAAGGCCGTGCTCAAGGACTACCGGCGGCTCGCCGGGCGCGTGGAGGCCGCGCTGGCGGCGCCGGCCGGGCCGGAGCGCGACGAGGCGCTGCACAGCGCCCGCAAGGCGGCCAAGCGCGTGCGGTACGCGGCGGAGGCGGCCGGGCCGGCGCTGGGCGGCCCGGCGAAGAAGTTCGCCAAGCGCATGAAGCGGGTGCAGCAGTTGCTCGGCGACCACCAGGACAGCGTGCTGGCCCGTGAGGCGCTGCGCGATCTCGCCGTACAGGCGCACGGCGCGGGCGAGGGCGGCTTCAGCTTCGGGCTGCTGTACGGACGGGAGGAAGCGGCGGCGGCCGCCCGGGAGCGCGAGCTGCCCGAGGTGTGGCGCAAGGCATCGAGGCCGGGGCTGCGCAGGAAGCTGGGCGGGTGA